Proteins found in one Limnothrix sp. FACHB-406 genomic segment:
- a CDS encoding DNA methyltransferase, with product MRVTFPALFHGKTLQTALKAFEFPADLEARHAPVKNWATVLKSNSLKAVKETSLHGDFLGDIFRDALGYRSIVGGQGQHWELHAEKHIDGGGGFADGAIGLFSAVTGSGGKQKLTGRVVAPIELKGTKTDLDTRHKGQESPVEQGWRYANYTMGCRWVIVSNYRELRLYHTNKTPACCEQFFLEDLADLEAFKRFYFLLCRENFLPASAHEGDRSRLDELLAESNEAEEAITEKLYQDYKDVRQQLVQFFKGRYSKDWSDRQAEFIEAAQKVLDRILFIAFCEDRKLLPAKCLKEAHDFHDPYNRSSIWQRFKAIFRWVDQGNDQPPISGYNGGLFKLDPIVDQEIEVPDWLCTRLKNLTAYDFDTEVSVDVLGRIFEQSVTDLEELRSLAAGETYNVKQGKRKTQGVFYTPTWVTQYMVETALGGYLSKRSALLRDRLQLDAIPERNTKQRQAAELAYLKAWREELKTIRVLDPACGSGAFLIAAFNFLARQYEKINTEIANLQGGIREIFDLNKAILNQNLYGVDLSSESVEITKLSLWLQTAEKGQALTNLDDNIKAGNSIVADRAVDPRAFDWERAFPEVMADGGFDVVLGNPPYVRQELLSPFKPYLQTHYACYDGVADLYVYFYERGVKLLKPGGMLSYIVTNKWLRSGYGEPLRKFFAEQTIFEQIIDFGHAPIFRDADTFPCIIVLQKAALNLPDADASGSLTTQSPDSLAARGLSPLLGSGVQNESQMVLVCAVPREQLEGLNLAQFVEREGYEIPRSRLSEAAWSLENPQVDALMQKIRSVGVPLVDFAGTKPYYGIKTGFNEAFLIDDQTRQKLIAEDPKCSEIIKPYLRGQDIERWYPSWENLWLILTRRGINIEEYPGISHYLAKYKHKLEPCPKGWNTQTQGKWQGRKTGSYKWYEIQDPISYISIFDEPKIIYQEIQYHPSFCWDNSGNLTNNKCFIIPTDSKFLLATLCSPVIWWHNWQYLPHMKDEALTPAGFLMEKLPIAPPTEPIRHEAEDLVSELIELTQANQEATRDVMGWLAFEFNIEKPGQKLADFAQLSLDEFRAELKKRCPKGTAIGPKQVKSIDLAYSDYATPIQQRNAEILRREQRLSDLVNQAYQLTPEEIELMWKTAPPRMPIAPPN from the coding sequence GTGGCCAAGGACAACATTGGGAATTGCACGCCGAAAAGCATATCGATGGCGGTGGCGGCTTTGCGGATGGGGCGATCGGGCTGTTTTCTGCGGTTACGGGTTCCGGCGGCAAACAAAAGCTCACCGGCCGTGTGGTGGCCCCCATTGAACTGAAAGGAACCAAAACCGATCTCGACACACGCCACAAAGGACAAGAATCCCCGGTGGAACAGGGCTGGCGCTATGCCAACTACACCATGGGTTGTCGCTGGGTAATTGTTTCCAACTATCGCGAATTGCGGCTTTATCACACCAACAAAACACCTGCTTGCTGTGAGCAATTTTTCTTAGAAGATTTAGCAGATTTGGAAGCATTCAAACGCTTTTATTTTCTGCTTTGTCGGGAAAACTTTTTGCCCGCCAGCGCCCATGAGGGCGATCGCTCGCGGCTGGATGAGTTGTTGGCAGAGTCCAACGAAGCCGAAGAAGCGATCACCGAAAAGCTCTACCAAGACTACAAAGATGTGCGCCAACAGTTGGTGCAGTTTTTTAAGGGTCGGTATAGCAAAGATTGGAGCGATCGACAGGCGGAGTTTATTGAAGCGGCCCAAAAAGTGCTCGATCGAATCCTGTTCATTGCCTTTTGCGAAGATCGAAAGCTATTGCCAGCCAAATGCCTCAAAGAGGCCCATGATTTTCATGACCCTTACAACCGATCGAGCATTTGGCAGCGATTCAAAGCCATTTTTCGGTGGGTTGACCAAGGCAACGATCAACCCCCCATTTCGGGCTACAACGGCGGTCTTTTTAAGCTTGATCCGATCGTTGATCAAGAGATTGAGGTTCCCGATTGGCTTTGCACCAGGCTCAAAAACCTGACGGCCTATGACTTTGACACAGAAGTTTCAGTTGATGTTCTGGGGCGAATTTTTGAGCAATCGGTCACAGATCTAGAGGAATTGCGATCGCTGGCGGCCGGTGAAACCTACAACGTCAAGCAAGGAAAACGCAAAACCCAAGGTGTTTTTTACACCCCAACTTGGGTGACGCAATACATGGTGGAAACAGCCTTAGGTGGCTATTTATCCAAGCGATCGGCATTGCTGCGCGATCGGCTTCAGTTAGATGCCATTCCTGAACGCAACACCAAGCAACGACAAGCAGCCGAACTGGCTTATTTGAAAGCTTGGCGCGAAGAACTCAAAACCATTCGCGTTTTGGATCCGGCCTGTGGATCGGGCGCTTTTCTCATTGCGGCCTTTAACTTTTTGGCGCGGCAATACGAAAAAATCAACACGGAAATTGCTAACTTACAAGGCGGAATTCGGGAAATTTTTGACCTGAACAAAGCAATTCTCAATCAAAACCTTTATGGGGTTGATTTGTCTTCCGAATCGGTCGAAATCACAAAGCTTTCCCTATGGTTACAAACGGCTGAAAAGGGGCAAGCGCTCACCAATTTGGATGACAACATCAAAGCAGGCAATTCAATTGTTGCCGATCGGGCAGTTGATCCCAGAGCGTTTGATTGGGAAAGGGCATTTCCAGAAGTGATGGCCGATGGGGGCTTTGATGTGGTGTTGGGCAATCCGCCCTATGTGCGCCAGGAGTTGCTATCGCCCTTTAAGCCCTATTTGCAAACCCATTATGCCTGTTATGACGGGGTAGCGGATCTCTATGTTTATTTCTATGAACGCGGGGTAAAGCTGCTGAAACCGGGTGGGATGTTGTCTTACATTGTCACTAACAAATGGTTGCGATCGGGCTATGGCGAACCGTTACGCAAGTTCTTTGCAGAACAAACCATTTTTGAACAAATTATCGATTTTGGCCATGCACCAATTTTTCGCGATGCGGACACGTTTCCTTGCATTATCGTGTTGCAAAAAGCTGCTCTAAATTTGCCAGATGCCGATGCGTCGGGATCGTTAACTACTCAATCACCGGACTCGTTGGCAGCAAGGGGCTTAAGCCCCTTGTTAGGATCTGGGGTACAGAATGAGTCTCAAATGGTGCTGGTTTGTGCGGTTCCTCGGGAGCAGCTAGAGGGCCTCAATTTGGCGCAATTTGTGGAGCGGGAGGGCTATGAAATCCCCCGATCGCGCCTGTCTGAAGCGGCCTGGAGTCTGGAAAATCCGCAGGTCGATGCGCTAATGCAAAAAATCCGCAGCGTTGGTGTTCCCCTCGTCGATTTCGCAGGAACCAAGCCCTATTACGGAATTAAGACGGGCTTTAACGAAGCCTTTTTAATTGACGATCAAACGCGCCAAAAACTGATTGCTGAAGATCCCAAATGCTCAGAAATCATCAAGCCCTACTTACGAGGTCAAGATATTGAACGTTGGTATCCGAGTTGGGAAAACTTATGGCTAATATTGACTAGACGTGGAATCAATATTGAAGAATATCCTGGAATTTCTCATTATCTCGCTAAGTACAAGCATAAATTAGAGCCTTGTCCGAAAGGTTGGAATACACAAACTCAGGGAAAATGGCAAGGTCGTAAGACTGGATCATACAAGTGGTATGAGATACAAGATCCCATTTCCTATATTTCTATTTTTGACGAACCTAAGATAATTTATCAAGAAATACAATATCATCCTTCTTTTTGTTGGGATAATTCCGGCAATTTGACAAATAATAAATGTTTTATTATCCCAACAGACTCCAAGTTCTTATTGGCAACTCTGTGTTCTCCTGTAATTTGGTGGCACAACTGGCAATATTTACCACATATGAAAGATGAGGCTTTAACACCGGCTGGGTTCTTGATGGAGAAATTACCGATCGCCCCGCCTACCGAACCAATCCGCCACGAAGCCGAAGATCTCGTTAGCGAATTGATCGAACTCACCCAAGCCAACCAAGAAGCAACCCGCGACGTAATGGGCTGGCTTGCCTTTGAATTCAACATCGAAAAACCCGGCCAGAAATTAGCCGACTTTGCCCAACTCAGCCTCGACGAATTTCGCGCTGAACTGAAAAAACGCTGCCCCAAAGGAACCGCGATCGGCCCCAAGCAAGTTAAATCAATTGACCTTGCCTATAGCGATTATGCAACCCCAATTCAACAGCGCAATGCAGAAATTTTGCGACGAGAACAGCGGCTTTCGGACTTGGTGAACCAAGCCTATCAACTCACTCCCGAAGAAATCGAATTGATGTGGAAAACAGCACCGCCCCGAATGCCCATCGCCCCGCCTAATTAA
- a CDS encoding adenylate/guanylate cyclase domain-containing protein, with protein sequence MTDRSPQQLPSLNLDHLLNRRFHGTPWQAFWQEFLGNSGHFLILKILSDIAKDGWHASINDIADWSLIGAFTVQSWFLSQRKIHPFWGNLIGPSCYTLVDLPLDGWEFFENPSHWMLWGFCSLVAIAQGLRLAWKPAITRYLLPLESIARTVMVWVAYLITTAALHQEPVTLTYIQIFFTGASHEFLFSALVFLGVLLGLQSLQLAQQQQQTQETAAILRNLAQWGMGNHVVTSAIANPSALTFQRVERAIVFMDIRGFTTWCEAARPERVAQVLNCYYQVVEPVATVHRPLRVTFTADEVMVIYADLPQAMRAAVAMQRAARSVLSAEGLGAGCGLHYGPVVEGLFGSDGVRTYTAIGDTVNTAKRIEGATPAHQLYLSDAAYQQLPIELQIHCQALPSIQAKGKRVPVALWHWQGRLADFEG encoded by the coding sequence ATGACCGATCGCTCTCCTCAACAGCTTCCTAGCCTCAATCTAGATCACCTGCTGAATCGTCGATTTCACGGCACACCCTGGCAAGCTTTCTGGCAGGAATTTTTGGGCAACAGTGGCCACTTCCTGATTCTGAAAATTTTGTCTGATATCGCCAAAGATGGCTGGCATGCCTCCATCAATGACATTGCAGATTGGTCCTTGATTGGGGCTTTTACTGTGCAATCTTGGTTTCTCAGCCAACGCAAGATTCATCCATTTTGGGGCAACTTAATTGGCCCTAGTTGCTACACGCTGGTTGATTTACCGTTGGATGGTTGGGAATTTTTTGAAAATCCCAGTCATTGGATGCTTTGGGGGTTTTGCTCGTTGGTGGCCATTGCCCAGGGACTCAGGTTGGCCTGGAAGCCTGCTATCACTCGATATCTATTGCCCCTGGAAAGCATTGCCCGCACGGTGATGGTGTGGGTTGCCTATTTGATTACGACGGCGGCGTTGCACCAAGAGCCGGTGACGTTGACTTATATTCAAATCTTTTTTACGGGCGCAAGCCACGAATTTCTATTTTCAGCGCTGGTGTTTTTGGGGGTGTTGTTGGGGTTGCAATCGCTGCAACTGGCTCAGCAACAGCAACAAACTCAGGAAACTGCGGCCATTTTGCGCAATTTGGCCCAATGGGGCATGGGCAATCATGTGGTGACTTCAGCGATCGCCAATCCGTCGGCCCTGACCTTTCAGCGGGTGGAACGGGCGATCGTGTTTATGGATATTCGGGGGTTCACGACTTGGTGTGAGGCGGCGCGGCCGGAGCGGGTGGCGCAGGTGCTGAATTGTTACTACCAAGTGGTGGAACCGGTGGCGACGGTGCATCGGCCGCTGCGGGTCACGTTCACGGCGGATGAGGTGATGGTGATTTATGCAGATTTGCCCCAGGCGATGCGAGCGGCGGTGGCGATGCAGCGGGCGGCGCGATCGGTACTGTCGGCGGAAGGGTTGGGGGCGGGCTGTGGATTGCACTACGGCCCGGTGGTGGAAGGGTTGTTTGGTAGCGACGGGGTGCGCACTTACACGGCGATCGGGGACACGGTGAACACGGCCAAGCGGATTGAGGGAGCCACGCCTGCCCATCAACTTTATCTATCGGATGCGGCCTATCAACAACTCCCGATCGAGCTACAGATTCACTGCCAAGCATTGCCGTCGATTCAGGCGAAGGGCAAGCGTGTTCCTGTGGCGTTGTGGCACTGGCAGGGCCGCTTGGCTGATTTTGAGGGTTAA
- a CDS encoding peptidase, producing the protein MFKNFQTFQKYQRKYHRFLAPILLLPLILTVITGMLATLVEEWHLPGIKRSLLMDIHTGEIFHLEAIYPLLDGLGLLALILTGISMLGWFKPKRSPKPLE; encoded by the coding sequence ATGTTCAAAAATTTCCAAACATTCCAGAAATACCAACGCAAATATCATCGATTTCTGGCTCCCATTTTGCTGTTGCCCCTGATCTTGACGGTGATTACGGGCATGTTGGCCACCTTGGTGGAAGAATGGCATCTGCCCGGAATTAAACGCAGCCTCTTGATGGATATTCATACGGGTGAAATTTTCCATCTGGAAGCGATTTATCCTCTCTTGGATGGGTTGGGTTTGTTGGCTTTAATCCTGACGGGTATCTCGATGTTGGGATGGTTTAAACCAAAGCGCAGCCCAAAGCCGCTGGAATAG
- a CDS encoding DUF4363 domain-containing protein, with product MSLLPLARSSSAPARVLTRGRLTLALVAALSIVTSAGCSSQTAANPAASPAESAAASPVASPVEPAASPAPSPAAGGDLSALTAVVTKTRAAVEAGDAAKAKTEFEQFETAWKPVEDGIKEKNPKAYEAIEEAMDGVSGQLGGNLDKAKALTALSSLEGAIGQAK from the coding sequence ATGTCCTTGCTTCCCTTGGCTCGCTCATCTTCTGCACCGGCAAGAGTCCTGACCCGGGGGCGTTTGACCCTGGCCTTGGTTGCCGCCCTCAGCATTGTGACCAGCGCCGGTTGCAGTTCCCAAACCGCTGCCAACCCTGCGGCCAGCCCCGCCGAGTCGGCCGCCGCTAGCCCCGTTGCCAGTCCCGTTGAACCGGCCGCCAGCCCTGCCCCTAGTCCGGCGGCCGGCGGTGACCTCAGCGCATTGACCGCCGTGGTAACCAAAACCCGGGCGGCGGTGGAAGCAGGAGACGCAGCCAAGGCCAAAACGGAATTTGAGCAATTTGAAACCGCTTGGAAGCCCGTTGAAGATGGGATTAAGGAAAAAAATCCCAAGGCCTATGAGGCGATCGAGGAAGCGATGGACGGTGTGAGCGGGCAACTGGGCGGCAATTTGGATAAAGCCAAAGCCCTGACGGCTCTGAGCAGTTTGGAAGGGGCGATCGGGCAGGCGAAATAG
- a CDS encoding cell wall metabolism sensor histidine kinase WalK codes for MAWATDFIHNCRNWTRVLKRSRPGTALAATEATQFRALRRRLLLSFLAVMTTVVGLGSIVAIEFLIYSLYQQVDRQLLVLAQAAGHSLKAIEEAHEEQFDDDSDDSDEDDRQQAKERAKQERKAKKEQAKQVQKERAREQESDDEDDDQDEYEDEDQDKNQANQNQARTLNTDRPNAANFLDDRFFEEREELRPRLDNDGDLDIPWQSLQQLDQGVEWFDARGKLLARQGRIFPTWPLAPIAHPQGAIAQDQQLRTLTTPFYDGEKQPPKLRGYVRVTESIDPINSAIQQLGTGLAIGSGLAIGLSTIGGLWLTRQSLRPIEASFRKLRQFTADASHELRGPLTAIRTSVEVMQSHPERIDPADVAKLAAIHNATGQMTQLVEDLLLLARQDTPGAAAHPRQSIDLPELLESLIETYADRAAVQQLELTGELAPAVVLGEPLLLWRLFGNLLDNALKYTPAGGRVRVVILPIGRDRQVRVEIHDTGIGIAPADLPQVFDRLWRADRVRSHREGGSGLGLSIAQAIARSHQGQITVRSQLNQGSCFTVTLPVVVSSSQTQLP; via the coding sequence ATGGCATGGGCTACCGACTTCATCCACAACTGCCGGAACTGGACGCGGGTTCTTAAGCGATCGCGCCCTGGAACTGCCCTGGCGGCCACGGAAGCCACCCAGTTTCGGGCCCTGCGACGGCGGTTGTTGCTGTCGTTTTTGGCGGTGATGACGACGGTGGTGGGGCTGGGGTCGATCGTGGCGATCGAGTTTTTGATCTATAGCCTCTATCAGCAGGTCGATCGACAGCTTTTGGTGTTGGCTCAAGCGGCCGGCCACAGTTTGAAGGCGATCGAGGAAGCCCACGAAGAGCAATTTGACGACGACAGCGACGACAGCGACGAGGACGATCGGCAGCAAGCAAAAGAGCGAGCAAAGCAGGAAAGAAAAGCCAAAAAAGAGCAAGCAAAGCAAGTGCAAAAAGAGCGAGCAAGAGAGCAAGAATCAGATGATGAAGACGACGATCAAGATGAGTATGAGGATGAAGATCAGGACAAAAATCAAGCGAATCAAAATCAGGCAAGAACCCTTAATACCGATCGCCCCAATGCTGCCAACTTTTTAGACGATCGCTTTTTTGAAGAACGGGAAGAACTGCGGCCGCGCCTGGATAACGATGGGGATTTGGATATTCCCTGGCAAAGTTTGCAGCAACTGGATCAGGGGGTGGAGTGGTTTGATGCGCGGGGCAAATTGTTGGCTCGCCAAGGTCGGATATTTCCCACCTGGCCCCTGGCCCCGATCGCTCATCCCCAAGGGGCGATCGCCCAAGATCAACAACTCCGCACTCTGACCACGCCGTTCTATGACGGGGAAAAGCAGCCCCCCAAACTCCGGGGCTATGTGCGGGTGACGGAATCGATCGACCCGATCAACAGCGCCATCCAGCAATTGGGAACGGGCCTGGCGATCGGCTCGGGCCTGGCGATCGGGCTGAGTACGATCGGGGGTCTGTGGCTGACCAGGCAATCCTTGCGGCCGATCGAAGCCAGCTTTCGGAAACTGCGGCAATTCACCGCCGATGCCTCCCATGAGTTGCGCGGGCCGCTGACGGCCATTCGCACCTCGGTGGAAGTGATGCAATCCCATCCCGAACGGATTGACCCGGCGGATGTGGCCAAGCTGGCGGCGATTCACAACGCCACCGGCCAAATGACTCAACTGGTGGAAGACCTATTGCTGTTGGCGCGTCAGGACACCCCCGGAGCTGCTGCCCACCCACGCCAATCGATCGACCTGCCCGAATTGCTGGAGTCTTTGATCGAAACCTACGCCGATCGGGCCGCCGTGCAGCAACTGGAGCTGACCGGTGAGCTGGCCCCCGCCGTTGTGTTGGGCGAGCCGCTGTTGCTGTGGCGGCTGTTTGGCAACCTTTTGGATAACGCCCTCAAATACACGCCAGCGGGCGGCCGGGTGCGGGTGGTGATTCTCCCGATCGGGCGCGATCGGCAAGTGCGGGTCGAAATTCACGACACGGGCATCGGCATCGCCCCGGCGGATTTGCCCCAAGTGTTCGATCGGCTCTGGCGGGCCGATCGGGTGCGATCGCACCGGGAAGGCGGTTCGGGGCTGGGCCTGTCGATCGCCCAGGCGATCGCCCGATCGCACCAGGGCCAAATCACCGTCCGCAGCCAACTGAACCAAGGCAGTTGCTTCACCGTCACCTTGCCGGTTGTTGTATCGAGCAGCCAAACTCAATTGCCCTAG
- a CDS encoding response regulator transcription factor translates to MRILLVEDDDRILQPLAEALRDRHYTVDLASDGRSGLELAQSLDYDLLILDWMLPQLSGVELCRQLRAAGQTVPIVLLTGRDTSRDKVDGLDAGADDYVVKPFDLSEFLARVRALLRRGTVATNPVLSWGALALDPRSCEVTYRHQPIALSPKEYALLELFLRHPGRTFDRASILDNLWNFDEPPTEEAITAHIRRLRQKLTEAGAPKTAIETRYGMGYRLHPQLPELDAGS, encoded by the coding sequence ATGCGGATTTTGCTTGTGGAGGATGACGATCGGATCTTGCAGCCCCTGGCCGAGGCCCTGCGCGATCGCCACTACACCGTAGACCTGGCCAGCGATGGGCGATCGGGGCTGGAGTTGGCCCAATCCCTGGACTATGACTTGCTGATTTTGGATTGGATGCTGCCCCAACTCAGCGGGGTGGAACTCTGTCGGCAACTGCGAGCCGCTGGGCAAACCGTGCCGATCGTGCTGCTGACCGGGCGAGACACCAGCCGCGACAAGGTGGATGGTCTCGATGCGGGGGCCGATGATTATGTGGTGAAGCCCTTTGACTTGTCGGAATTTTTGGCGCGGGTGCGGGCCCTGTTGCGGCGGGGAACCGTGGCCACCAATCCGGTGCTGAGTTGGGGGGCGTTGGCGCTGGATCCGCGATCGTGCGAAGTCACCTACCGCCACCAGCCGATCGCCCTGTCACCGAAGGAATATGCCCTGTTGGAATTGTTCTTGCGCCATCCGGGCCGCACGTTCGATCGCGCCAGCATTCTCGATAACCTGTGGAACTTTGACGAGCCACCCACCGAAGAAGCGATCACCGCCCACATCCGCCGCCTGCGCCAAAAACTAACCGAAGCAGGCGCACCCAAAACAGCAATCGAAACGCGCTATGGCATGGGCTACCGACTTCATCCACAACTGCCGGAACTGGACGCGGGTTCTTAA
- a CDS encoding HNH endonuclease, whose product MAKTPRIKIDPAVRQFVLDRDNHQCQSCGCRDRLEIDHIKSLAAGGSNDISNLQTLCRSCNARKRDRFDSRFDRRFNW is encoded by the coding sequence ATGGCCAAAACTCCCCGCATCAAAATCGATCCAGCCGTTCGACAATTTGTACTCGATCGCGACAATCACCAATGCCAAAGTTGCGGCTGCCGCGATCGCCTAGAAATTGACCACATCAAATCTCTTGCCGCTGGTGGCTCCAACGACATTAGTAACTTGCAAACCCTTTGTCGCAGTTGCAATGCCCGCAAGCGCGATCGCTTTGATTCGCGGTTCGATCGCCGGTTTAATTGGTAA
- a CDS encoding KGK domain-containing protein, with protein MENHQLMKLGEVISISTAQHISITNETCTVKEFMRGLSSVVENYVRGYGNYRWTEGRGQWFTEEGVEGQVLRFGQNEWESGTLRLRIEFCPDEPEPELETPELPLLEASIEPADSPLDEIRRLAEE; from the coding sequence GTGGAGAATCATCAATTAATGAAGCTAGGTGAGGTGATCTCCATCTCTACTGCTCAACACATCAGTATAACCAATGAAACCTGCACAGTTAAAGAGTTCATGAGAGGACTCTCTAGTGTGGTTGAGAATTATGTAAGGGGTTATGGCAACTATCGTTGGACTGAAGGGCGGGGGCAGTGGTTCACTGAAGAAGGCGTTGAAGGACAAGTGTTGAGGTTTGGGCAAAATGAGTGGGAGTCAGGAACTTTGCGATTAAGGATCGAGTTTTGTCCCGATGAACCAGAGCCAGAACTAGAAACGCCAGAATTGCCCTTATTAGAAGCCAGCATTGAACCGGCTGACTCTCCGTTAGATGAAATTCGGCGATTGGCAGAGGAATAG
- a CDS encoding KGK domain-containing protein, with amino-acid sequence MPQEFTSLKPHEVISCEMRYQIGLKNPTSTVQEFLQVIANALQHYSGYNISTIEWNSNRRLWFSTEGIRGEALRYGKKGWQSGRLRLSIEFCPDEPEPEPEPETPELPLLEASIEPADSPLDEIRRLAEE; translated from the coding sequence ATGCCCCAGGAATTTACATCTCTCAAACCACATGAAGTGATCTCATGCGAAATGAGATATCAAATTGGCTTAAAAAACCCAACCTCTACAGTTCAAGAATTCCTACAGGTTATTGCCAATGCACTGCAACACTATTCCGGCTATAACATATCCACTATTGAGTGGAACTCCAACCGCCGTTTATGGTTTTCTACAGAAGGCATCAGGGGAGAAGCTCTGCGATATGGAAAAAAAGGGTGGCAGTCGGGGCGGTTGAGGTTGTCGATCGAGTTTTGTCCTGATGAACCGGAGCCAGAACCAGAACCAGAAACGCCAGAATTGCCCTTATTAGAAGCCAGCATTGAACCGGCTGATTCTCCGTTAGATGAAATTCGGCGATTGGCAGAGGAATAG
- a CDS encoding KGK domain-containing protein, whose amino-acid sequence MDFSKMQELLSNEVVTMEYGYYINNRPTSQISEIQKIINDRLGGDLRILFSEEGMKCQVLRLGAPKWKSGRLRLTLLFEPDEPDEVESLTGNPDQPLDEIRRLADG is encoded by the coding sequence ATGGATTTTTCTAAAATGCAAGAACTTTTGTCCAACGAAGTGGTCACGATGGAGTATGGCTACTATATCAATAATCGTCCCACTAGCCAGATCTCAGAAATTCAAAAAATTATCAATGATCGCCTTGGTGGGGATCTTAGAATTTTGTTCTCAGAAGAAGGAATGAAATGCCAAGTTTTAAGACTAGGCGCACCAAAATGGAAATCTGGACGACTGCGGCTAACATTGCTTTTTGAGCCAGATGAACCAGACGAAGTAGAGTCCTTGACTGGCAACCCTGATCAGCCTCTAGATGAAATTCGTAGATTGGCTGATGGATAA
- a CDS encoding KGK domain-containing protein, translated as MTEPIVYRLDAEDVIRSDDGNLPFVEISTCLATDMTANLEETYDEDLEKAAFSDGFPCRVLRPGQKQWLSGKVRFFLEIELDPDQEEEITNPEGSNSTLDELRKLAGE; from the coding sequence ATGACTGAGCCAATTGTTTATCGTCTTGATGCCGAGGATGTCATTCGATCGGATGATGGCAACTTGCCCTTTGTGGAAATTTCGACTTGCTTGGCTACGGATATGACTGCCAACTTGGAAGAAACCTACGATGAGGACTTAGAAAAGGCTGCTTTTTCGGATGGTTTTCCCTGTAGGGTTTTGCGTCCTGGTCAAAAACAATGGCTGTCAGGGAAGGTGCGTTTCTTTCTGGAAATTGAGCTTGATCCAGATCAAGAAGAAGAGATTACTAACCCCGAAGGATCCAACTCGACGTTGGATGAGCTACGTAAGCTGGCTGGGGAATAG